In the Sarcophilus harrisii chromosome 3, mSarHar1.11, whole genome shotgun sequence genome, one interval contains:
- the LOC116422509 gene encoding histidine-rich glycoprotein-like: LSRVLFCQDSRNVSSGRHHYFNRCRHPPPREQHLAHKPLGHGCRDPSCHHHSHEHRGPPPTHQSILEEKEPKAGAQERLLSSSDNSPIRDEAESHHPQGTHPPGHVELHDDHNHGPHKPCSDDGGTCELGPHGHGPHKHGPHGHGPHKHGPHGHGPHKHGPHGHGPHKHCPPGHGPHGHGHHRHRPHCHGPQRHGPPHDPSEEQDFHRHFPFHGREVGSVYRLPPLKKGQVLPLPEISIPSQDHCPQSGEHHPPKPEIQPFPQTSSESCPGKFKIDYPQILPFLEHKDSE, from the coding sequence CTATCCCGTGTCCTTTTTTGCCAGGACTCCAGAAATGTCAGCAGTGGAAGACATCACTACTTCAATAGGTGCAGACACCCTCCTCCTAGAGAACAGCATCTAGCCCATAAGCCTTTGGGTCATGGGTGCCGAGACCCTTCTTGCCATCATCATTCACATGAGCACAGGGGGCCACCTCCCACCCATCAatctattttggaagagaaagagCCTAAAGCAGGGGCACAGGAGAGACTCCTTTCTAGTTCTGATAACTCTCCTATTAGGGATGAGGCAGAATCCCATCATCCTCAAGGAACCCATCCACCTGGCCATGTTGAGTTACATGATGACCACAATCATGGTCCCCACAAGCCATGTTCTGATGACGGTGGTACATGTGAGCTTGGACCCCATGGTCACGGTCCCCATAAGCATGGTCCCCATGGTCATGGTCCCCATAAGCATGGTCCCCATGGTCACGGTCCCCATAAGCATGGTCCTCATGGTCATGGGCCCCATAAGCATTGTCCCCCTGGTCATGGTCCCCACGGTCATGGGCACCATAGGCATAGGCCCCATTGCCATGGTCCCCAGAGGCATGGGCCTCCACATGATCCCTCAGAAGAACAAGATTTTCACAGACATTTTCCTTTCCATGGGAGAGAAGTTGGCTCTGTTTATCGCCTCCCTCCCCTGAAGAAGGGCCAAGTCCTTCCTCTGCCTGAAATCAGTATTCCCAGTCAAGATCATTGTCCACAATCAGGAGAACATCACCCTCCAAAGCCAGAAATTCAGCCCTTCCCACAGACATCTTCAGAGTCCTGTCCAGGGAAGTTCAAGATTGACTATCCACAAATTTTGCCCTTTTTGGAACATAAAGATTCTGAGTGA